In one Curtobacterium citreum genomic region, the following are encoded:
- a CDS encoding type IV pilus modification PilV family protein, which produces MRTQERPCDAGFTLVEVIVAITVFGIIIAGALVGIASVMRITSDNSARAQAVNLAAGAIDTARIQAQTNITGMAGSTETPQVDGRTYTVRRTLDWQYTDGTTNRCSASAAGTTAQLLFLNVHITVTWPGMGSAAPVKQETVFSPSTKINDPTLGTILVQVQSITGSGGTAGVPVSVVPTPLADVPGNTALALATQPTVTNADGCTVAIKVVPGTYTVTLGGPGGAQYRDQDQQAAPTKTVVVKAGQSGGASFTYDPAIAVAMQYASNTPGALLPTNLTTSFVSTYGVARLTGMPATQYLSPIPSGYVVYPGIYDSNTTNGDGTVNVSSCLSTDPTAWPKASDGRIGKTPTPAVSKDQLTAAVATGAVTVTINRSDTVLTATTAAPANGDPGCRVTQRYTFARAASGTSGTTDVTLALPYGTWSVTAQKDATSLPRNVTAKGLLGVLLNTGSVTLDPRVAP; this is translated from the coding sequence ATGCGCACGCAGGAACGACCGTGCGACGCGGGCTTCACGCTCGTCGAGGTCATCGTGGCCATCACCGTCTTCGGCATCATCATCGCCGGGGCCCTCGTCGGCATCGCCTCCGTGATGCGCATCACCTCGGACAACTCGGCCCGTGCGCAGGCCGTGAACCTCGCCGCGGGTGCGATCGACACCGCCCGCATCCAGGCGCAGACGAACATCACCGGCATGGCCGGCAGCACCGAGACGCCGCAGGTCGACGGGCGCACGTACACGGTGCGCCGGACCCTCGACTGGCAGTACACCGACGGCACCACCAACCGCTGCTCCGCGTCCGCCGCGGGCACCACCGCGCAGCTCCTGTTCCTCAACGTGCACATCACGGTCACGTGGCCCGGCATGGGCTCGGCGGCTCCGGTCAAGCAGGAGACCGTCTTCTCGCCGTCCACCAAGATCAACGACCCGACCCTCGGCACGATCCTCGTGCAGGTGCAGTCGATCACGGGCAGCGGTGGGACCGCGGGCGTCCCCGTGTCCGTCGTCCCGACGCCGCTCGCCGACGTGCCCGGCAACACCGCGCTCGCGCTCGCGACCCAGCCGACGGTGACGAACGCAGACGGGTGCACCGTCGCCATCAAGGTCGTCCCCGGCACGTACACGGTCACGCTCGGCGGTCCGGGTGGGGCGCAGTACCGGGACCAGGACCAGCAGGCCGCCCCGACGAAGACCGTCGTCGTCAAGGCCGGGCAGTCCGGTGGCGCGTCCTTCACGTACGACCCGGCGATCGCGGTGGCGATGCAGTACGCGAGCAACACGCCGGGTGCGTTGCTGCCGACGAACCTCACGACCTCGTTCGTGTCGACCTACGGGGTCGCCCGGCTGACCGGGATGCCCGCGACGCAGTACCTCAGCCCGATCCCCTCGGGCTACGTCGTGTACCCGGGCATCTACGACTCGAACACGACGAACGGTGACGGCACCGTCAACGTGAGCAGTTGCCTGTCGACCGACCCGACGGCCTGGCCGAAGGCGTCCGACGGACGGATCGGCAAGACCCCGACACCGGCGGTCTCGAAGGACCAGCTCACCGCGGCGGTCGCCACCGGTGCCGTCACGGTGACGATCAACCGGTCGGACACGGTCCTGACCGCGACGACGGCCGCACCGGCGAACGGCGACCCCGGCTGCCGGGTGACCCAGCGGTACACGTTCGCCCGCGCGGCGTCGGGCACGTCCGGCACGACCGACGTCACCCTGGCGCTGCCGTACGGGACCTGGTCGGTGACGGCCCAGAAGGACGCGACCTCGCTGCCGCGGAACGTGACCGCGAAGGGGCTCCTCGGGGTCCTCCTGAACACCGGGTCCGTGACCCTCGACCCCCGGGTCGCACCGTGA